A section of the Candidatus Eisenbacteria bacterium genome encodes:
- a CDS encoding nucleotidyltransferase domain-containing protein has product MVPSEKEERSGPLRFATSPDRETDLFYRSLLRRAAEEIRKETEGRGLVSVVLSGSLALGEGSAYALEEGGLRPGSDIDLYLVTEEENVGELSARMVGFRERLLSLLGVPGLVVDLGVTSPDRLAKLQPSVANCLLVRFGKILAGDPETLRLASRPRFEEIPPRDGFLLLLNRATEELAEFRARAPRGAEERDFWYRFGKTVRDLGTSALVVARSFRPTLRERREALPDLLKREPIEERAPGFGEDHAFWCEQKERPDLEEARRRYGNAGAFREAQARKRKYVDALWDWETARIFGARPGAAAEEAIRGADPLRRRARAWIRFIRREGAGGLGSLVRALERGLPATPLAANYAAAVLLLRASGPLTGEEERTSDRAFLAEAGRIAPVGANGKDAFARRWLALRGSVCGYWNREVMGGSRPPLPVEMP; this is encoded by the coding sequence GTGGTTCCGAGCGAAAAGGAGGAGAGGAGCGGTCCTCTTCGGTTCGCGACCTCGCCGGACCGGGAGACGGACCTCTTCTACCGAAGTCTCCTTCGGCGAGCGGCCGAGGAGATTCGGAAAGAAACGGAAGGACGCGGTCTCGTCTCGGTCGTTCTCTCTGGAAGCCTCGCGCTGGGCGAGGGGAGCGCGTACGCCCTGGAAGAAGGAGGGTTGCGCCCGGGAAGCGACATCGACCTGTATCTGGTCACAGAGGAAGAGAACGTTGGGGAGCTGAGCGCTCGGATGGTCGGCTTCCGAGAGCGGCTGCTCTCTCTGCTCGGGGTGCCCGGGCTCGTCGTCGATCTGGGCGTGACCTCGCCCGATCGCTTGGCCAAGCTCCAGCCCTCGGTGGCGAACTGCCTCCTGGTCCGCTTCGGCAAGATCCTCGCCGGGGACCCGGAAACGCTCCGCCTCGCAAGCCGTCCCCGTTTCGAGGAGATCCCGCCCCGGGACGGTTTTCTTCTTCTCCTGAACCGCGCGACGGAAGAGCTCGCGGAGTTCCGCGCGCGAGCCCCGCGCGGCGCGGAGGAGAGGGACTTCTGGTACCGCTTCGGGAAGACGGTTCGGGACCTCGGGACGAGCGCGCTCGTCGTCGCCCGCTCGTTCCGGCCGACCTTGCGGGAGAGGAGGGAGGCGCTCCCCGATTTGTTGAAGCGTGAACCGATCGAGGAGCGCGCGCCCGGCTTCGGCGAGGACCACGCGTTCTGGTGCGAGCAGAAGGAGCGCCCGGACCTCGAAGAGGCCAGGAGACGATACGGGAACGCGGGGGCTTTTCGAGAAGCGCAGGCGAGGAAACGGAAGTACGTCGATGCGCTCTGGGATTGGGAGACGGCGCGCATCTTCGGCGCGCGGCCCGGCGCGGCCGCGGAGGAGGCGATTCGGGGCGCGGATCCTCTCCGGAGAAGAGCTCGCGCGTGGATCCGCTTTATCCGGCGGGAGGGAGCGGGAGGGCTCGGCTCGCTCGTGCGCGCGCTCGAGCGCGGGCTTCCGGCGACGCCTCTCGCGGCCAACTACGCGGCGGCGGTCCTTCTCCTTCGCGCGTCCGGCCCTCTGACCGGTGAGGAGGAGAGGACGAGCGACCGCGCGTTCCTCGCCGAGGCAGGGCGGATCGCTCCGGTGGGCGCGAACGGAAAGGACGCGTTCGCACGGCGCTGGCTCGCCCTTCGCGGGAGCGTCTGCGGGTACTGGAACCGGGAGGTGATGGGGGGGAGCCGCCCCCCGCTCCCCGTGGAGATGCCATGA